The following are encoded together in the Mastacembelus armatus chromosome 6, fMasArm1.2, whole genome shotgun sequence genome:
- the nat10 gene encoding RNA cytidine acetyltransferase isoform X1, producing the protein MATVRKKVDNRIRVQIENGFALQHRTLFVVVGDRGRDQVVILHHMLSKAAVRARPSVLWCYKKDLGFSSNRKKRMRQLQKKIKTGTLNLNQDDPFELFIAATNIRYCYYNETHKILGNTYGMCVLQDFEALTPNLLARTIETVEGGGIVVILLRTMNSLKQLYTMTMDVHARYRTEAHQDVVGRFNERFILSLASCKNCVVIDDQLNILPISSHMANIKPAPPKTQEDGLSPREQELKNLKESLQDTQPVGVLVDCCRTMDQAKAVLKFIEAISEKTLRSTVALTAARGRGKSAALGLAVAGAVAFGYSNIFVTSPSPDNLHTMFEFIFKGFDSLQYQEHLDYEIIQSLNPEFNKAVVRVNIFKEHRQTIQYIHPGDAVKLGQAELLVIDEAAAIPLPLVKNLLGPYLVFMASTINGYEGTGRSLSLKLIQQLRQQSADSQQNMSAENRTINTTRLAAARSLHEVSLHESIRYAPGDPVEKWLNDLLCLDCLNIPRLISGCPLPQTCDLYYVNRDTLFCYHKASEAFLQRLMALYVASHYKNSPNDLQMLSDAPAHHLFCLLPPVPPTQNSLPEVLAVVQVCLEGEISRQSILNSLSRGKKASGDLIPWTVSEQFQDAEFGSLSGGRVVRIAVNPDYQGMGYGSRALQLLQMYYEGKFPTMDENAHSNHGITSVSSEAVSLLEEVVTPRKELPPLLLKLNERRAERLDYLGVSYGLTSQLLKFWKKAGYTPVYLRQTPNDLTGEHSCVMLKELNTDDATEQSQWLSAFWKDFRRRFLSLLSYQFSSFPPSLALSILQNKKSKEEKSILSSAELAVHFSPYDLKRLELYSRSMVDYHLIMDLIPAVGRMFFLKQLGDVSLSAAQCALLLGIALQHKSVDQLEKEIDLPSSQLMGLFNRLIRKFVQVFTSIQEKAIETQMAATKDVTMEPTVKSLNEDLSEAAKEFEERHKQDIEKVKEMDLEEYRIRGDDEEWDQVLKTAGNTAIVSIKSDKKRKWEGGNTIASIGGPQQGKLKKKEMQHSKFKKHKDKHGKFGKKA; encoded by the exons ATGGCAACAGTCCGCAAGAAGGTAGACAACCGGATCCGGGTCCAGATCGAGAATGGATTCGCTCTGCAGCATCGCACCCTGTTTGTGGTGGTAGGAGATCGTGGGAGAGATCAG GTCGTCATCCTGCACCACATGCTGTCTAAAGCTGCAGTCAGAGCTAGACCCTCTGTACTCTGGTGCTACAAAAAAGACCTAGGATTCAGCAG CAATAGGAAGAAACGCATGaggcagctgcagaaaaagatTAAAACTGGCACGTTGAATCTGAATCAGGATGACCCATTTGAACTCTTCATCGCTGCAACAAACATCCGCTACTGTTACTACAACGAGACCCACAAGATCCTGGGAAACACCTACGGCATGTGTGTCTTGCAG GATTTTGAAGCTCTCACTCCCAACCTCTTAGCGAGAACCATCGAGACTGTAGAAGGAGGCGGAATAGTGGTCATACTGCTGAGGACAATGAACTCTCTGAAGCAGCTGTATACCATGACCATG GACGTACACGCTCGATACAGGACGGAGGCCCACCAGGATGTGGTGGGGCGGTTCAATGAGAG GTTCATTCTGTCTCTTGCATCCTGTAAAAACTGTGTTGTCATTGATGACCAACTCAACATCCTGCCAATCTCTAGCCATATGGCAAACATCAAGCCAGCTCCTCCAAAGACCCAG GAGGACGGTTTGTCTCCACGAGAACAGGAGCTAAAGAATCTGAAGGAGTCCCTTCAGGACACTCAGCCTGTGGGTGTTTTGGTAGATTGCTGCAGGACCATGGATCAG GCCAAGGCCGTGCTGAAGTTCATTGAAGCAATCTCAGAGAAGACCCTGAGAAGCACTGTGGCTCTGACAGCTGCCCGTGGTCGAGGGAAGTCTGCAGCACTGGGACTGGCTGTTGCTGGAGCTGTGGCTTTTGG gtatTCTAATATCTTTGTAACCTCACCAAGCCCGGACAACCTCCACACCATGTTTGAGTTCATTTTCAAAGGATTTGATTCTTTGCAGTATCAG GAGCATCTTGACTACGAAATCATCCAGTCTTTGAATCCAGAGTTCAACAAAGCCGTGGTGCGGGTGAACATCTTCAAAGAGCATCGGCAGACGATTCAG TACATCCACCCGGGCGATGCAGTGAAGCTGGGCCAGGCTGAACTGCTGGTCATTGACGAGGCTGCAGCTATCCCTCTTCCTTTAGTTAAGAACCTGCTGGGGCCTTATCTGGTTTTCATGGCCTCCACCATCAACGG TTATGAAGGAACTGGACGCTCGCTCTCCCTCAAACTGATTCAGCAGTTGAGGCAGCAGAGCGCAGACAGTCAGCAGAACATGTCGGCAGAGAACAGGACCATCAACACAACGAGGCTAGCAGCAG CTCGCTCTCTCCACGAGGTGTCTCTGCACGAGTCCATTCGATACGCTCCTGGAGACCCGGTGGAGAAATGGTTAAACGATCTGCTCTGTCTGGACTGTCTCAACATTCCCAGGCTCATTTCTGGCTGTCCACTTCCACAGACCTGTGACCT ATACTATGTAAACAGAGACACACTGTTCTGTTACCACAAGGCCTCTGAGGCCTTCCTGCAAAGGTTGATGGCTCTTTATGTGGCATCACACTACAAG AACTCCCCCAACGACCTGCAGATGTTGTCCGACGCTCCAGCTCATCACCTCTTCTGCCTGCTGCCGCCTGTCCCTCCCACACAGAACTCACTACCCGAGGTGCTTGCTGTGGTGCAG GTTTGTCTGGAGGGAGAAATATCCCGGCAGTCCATCCTCAACAGTCTCTCCAGAGGGAAGAAGGCTTCGGGTGATCTCATTCCCTGGACTGTGTCAGAACAG TTCCAAGATGCAGAGTTTGGCAGCCTCTCTGGGGGAAGAGTGGTGCGAATAGCTGTCAATCCAGATTATCAAGGG ATGGGCTATGGATCCAGAgctctccagctgctgcagatgtaCTACGAGGGCAAGTTTCCCACCATGGATGAGAACGCACACTCAAACCACGGGATCACCTCTGTCAGCAGTGAG GCTGTCAGTCTTCTGGAGGAGGTTGTCACGCCACGGAAAGAGCTTCCACCTTTGCTGCTGAAGCTGAATGAAAGGAGAGCGGAGAGACTGGATTATTTAGGAGTTTCCTATGGCCTTACTTCACAGCTGCTCAA GTTCTGGAAGAAAGCAGGTTATACTCCTGTGTACTTAAGACAAACCCCT aATGACCTGACAGGAGAGCACTCGTGTGTGATGCTGAAGGAGCTAAACACAGATGATGCTACAGAGCAGAGCCAGTGGCTGTCTGCCTTCTGGAAAG ATTTCCGCCGGCGCTTCCTGTCCCTCCTCTCCTACCAGTTTAGCAGCTTCCCTCCGAGCCTGGCACTCAGCATCCTGCAGAATAAGAAGTCCAAGGAGGAGAAGAGCA TTCTCAGTAGTGCTGAGCTGGCAGTCCATTTCAGCCCTTACGACCTCAAACGTCTGGAGTTGTACTCAAGGAGCATGGTGGATTACCACCTGATCATGGACCTGATCCCAGCTGTGGGCCGCATGTTCTTCCTCAAGCAGCTTGGTGATGTCTCCCTCTCCGCTGCACAGTGT GCATTACTGCTGGGTATAGCCTTGCAGCACAAGTCAGTGGACCAACTAGAAAAGGAAATTGACCTCCCAAGCTCACAGCTCATGGGCCTCTTCAACCGTCTCATTCGGAAATTTGTGCAA GTCTTCACTAGTATCCAAGAAAAAGCAATTGAGACCCAGATGGCAGCCACTAAAGATGTTACCATGGAGCCAACTGTGAAAAGCCTCAATGAAGACCTG AGTGAAGCAGCTAAAGAGTTTGAGGAGAGACACAAGCAGGATATAGAGAAAGTGAAGGAAATGGACCTTGAAGA GTACAGAATCCGTGGAGATGACGAAGAGTGGGACCAGGTGCTGAAGACAGCAGGGAACACAGCTATTGTTAGCATAAAGAG TGACAAGAAGAGGAAGTGGGAGGGAGGAAACACAATAGCAAGCATTGGGGGTCCCCAGCAAGGGAAActgaaaaagaaggaaatgcaACACAGCAAATTCAAAAAGCACAAGGACAAGCATGGCAAATTTGGAAAGAAGGCATGA
- the mapda gene encoding N6-Methyl-AMP deaminase, translating into MMDNEAGAFYRKLPKVELHAHLNGSVSVQTMEKLISRKPHLNIKHSMTAIGKGQRRTLDECFQVFKVIHQLVDTEEDILTVATDVIREFAADGVKYLELRSTPREEKNTGLTKKSYVETVIKAIQQCKNEGLDIDVRFLLAIDRRNGTEVAMETVELAEEFMLSSDGLVVGLDLSGDPTVGHGKDLLPVLQRAKNCGLKLSLHLSEVPSQLEESDLLLNLPPDRIGHGTFLHPEVGGSQSLVDKVLKNNIPLELCLTSNVKGKTVPSYSKHHFKYWYQLGHPSVICTDDKGVFCTDLSQEYQLAATTFSLSREAVWQLSQQAIDCIFGPEMVKQQLKQKWTDL; encoded by the exons ATGATGGATAATGAGGCAGGCGCCTTTTACCGGAAGCTGCCGAAGGTG GAGCTTCATGCTCATCTCAACGGGTCTGTGAGCGTCCAAACCATGGAGAAACTGATCAGCCGAAAACCACATCTCAACATTAAACACAGCATGACCGCTATAGGAAAAGGCCAGCGGAGGACACTGGACGA GTGTTTTCAGGTGTTCAAGGTCATCCATCAGCTGGTGGACACAGAGGAAGATATCCTGACG gtTGCCACAGATGTTATCAGGGAGTTCGCAGCTGATGGTGTCAAATATTTAGAGCTGAGAAGTACCCcaagggaggagaaaaacacag GATTGACAAAAAAGAGTTACGTTGAAACTGTTATCAAAGCCATCCAGCAGTGTAAAAATGAGGGCCTGGACATTGATGTCAG GTTTCTGTTGGCGATAGACCGCAGGAATGGGACGGaagttgccatggaaacagtgGAGCTGGCTGAGGAGTTCATGCTGTCCTCCGATGGGTTGGTGGTTGGCCTTGACCTGAGTGGAGATCCAACG GTTGGGCATGGCAAAGATCTACTTCCAGTTCTACAGAGGGCCAAGAACTGCGGCCTGAAGTTGTCACTGCACCTCTCAGAG GTGCCATCCCAGCTGGAGGAGTCAGATTTGCTGTTGAATCTTCCTCCAGACAGAATTGGTCACGGCACCTTCTTGCATCCAGAAGTGGGTGGATCTCAAAGCCTTGTTGACAAAGTGCTAAAGAACAACATACCACTGG AGTTATGTCTGACCTCAAATGTTAAAGGGAAAACTGTGCCAAGTTACTCCAAACACCACTTCAAATACTGGTACCAGTTGGGGCATCCAAGTGTGATCTGT ACTGATGACAAGGGGGTCTTCTGTACAGACTTGTCTCAGGAATATCAGCTAGCGGCTACCACATTTAGTCTGAGTCGTGAAGCCGTATGGCAGCTTTCCCAGCAGGCCATAGACTGTATCTTCGGCCCAGAGATGGTCAAACAACAGCTCAAACAGAAGTGGACTGATTTATAG
- the nat10 gene encoding RNA cytidine acetyltransferase isoform X2, which translates to MLSKAAVRARPSVLWCYKKDLGFSSNRKKRMRQLQKKIKTGTLNLNQDDPFELFIAATNIRYCYYNETHKILGNTYGMCVLQDFEALTPNLLARTIETVEGGGIVVILLRTMNSLKQLYTMTMDVHARYRTEAHQDVVGRFNERFILSLASCKNCVVIDDQLNILPISSHMANIKPAPPKTQEDGLSPREQELKNLKESLQDTQPVGVLVDCCRTMDQAKAVLKFIEAISEKTLRSTVALTAARGRGKSAALGLAVAGAVAFGYSNIFVTSPSPDNLHTMFEFIFKGFDSLQYQEHLDYEIIQSLNPEFNKAVVRVNIFKEHRQTIQYIHPGDAVKLGQAELLVIDEAAAIPLPLVKNLLGPYLVFMASTINGYEGTGRSLSLKLIQQLRQQSADSQQNMSAENRTINTTRLAAARSLHEVSLHESIRYAPGDPVEKWLNDLLCLDCLNIPRLISGCPLPQTCDLYYVNRDTLFCYHKASEAFLQRLMALYVASHYKNSPNDLQMLSDAPAHHLFCLLPPVPPTQNSLPEVLAVVQVCLEGEISRQSILNSLSRGKKASGDLIPWTVSEQFQDAEFGSLSGGRVVRIAVNPDYQGMGYGSRALQLLQMYYEGKFPTMDENAHSNHGITSVSSEAVSLLEEVVTPRKELPPLLLKLNERRAERLDYLGVSYGLTSQLLKFWKKAGYTPVYLRQTPNDLTGEHSCVMLKELNTDDATEQSQWLSAFWKDFRRRFLSLLSYQFSSFPPSLALSILQNKKSKEEKSILSSAELAVHFSPYDLKRLELYSRSMVDYHLIMDLIPAVGRMFFLKQLGDVSLSAAQCALLLGIALQHKSVDQLEKEIDLPSSQLMGLFNRLIRKFVQVFTSIQEKAIETQMAATKDVTMEPTVKSLNEDLSEAAKEFEERHKQDIEKVKEMDLEEYRIRGDDEEWDQVLKTAGNTAIVSIKSDKKRKWEGGNTIASIGGPQQGKLKKKEMQHSKFKKHKDKHGKFGKKA; encoded by the exons ATGCTGTCTAAAGCTGCAGTCAGAGCTAGACCCTCTGTACTCTGGTGCTACAAAAAAGACCTAGGATTCAGCAG CAATAGGAAGAAACGCATGaggcagctgcagaaaaagatTAAAACTGGCACGTTGAATCTGAATCAGGATGACCCATTTGAACTCTTCATCGCTGCAACAAACATCCGCTACTGTTACTACAACGAGACCCACAAGATCCTGGGAAACACCTACGGCATGTGTGTCTTGCAG GATTTTGAAGCTCTCACTCCCAACCTCTTAGCGAGAACCATCGAGACTGTAGAAGGAGGCGGAATAGTGGTCATACTGCTGAGGACAATGAACTCTCTGAAGCAGCTGTATACCATGACCATG GACGTACACGCTCGATACAGGACGGAGGCCCACCAGGATGTGGTGGGGCGGTTCAATGAGAG GTTCATTCTGTCTCTTGCATCCTGTAAAAACTGTGTTGTCATTGATGACCAACTCAACATCCTGCCAATCTCTAGCCATATGGCAAACATCAAGCCAGCTCCTCCAAAGACCCAG GAGGACGGTTTGTCTCCACGAGAACAGGAGCTAAAGAATCTGAAGGAGTCCCTTCAGGACACTCAGCCTGTGGGTGTTTTGGTAGATTGCTGCAGGACCATGGATCAG GCCAAGGCCGTGCTGAAGTTCATTGAAGCAATCTCAGAGAAGACCCTGAGAAGCACTGTGGCTCTGACAGCTGCCCGTGGTCGAGGGAAGTCTGCAGCACTGGGACTGGCTGTTGCTGGAGCTGTGGCTTTTGG gtatTCTAATATCTTTGTAACCTCACCAAGCCCGGACAACCTCCACACCATGTTTGAGTTCATTTTCAAAGGATTTGATTCTTTGCAGTATCAG GAGCATCTTGACTACGAAATCATCCAGTCTTTGAATCCAGAGTTCAACAAAGCCGTGGTGCGGGTGAACATCTTCAAAGAGCATCGGCAGACGATTCAG TACATCCACCCGGGCGATGCAGTGAAGCTGGGCCAGGCTGAACTGCTGGTCATTGACGAGGCTGCAGCTATCCCTCTTCCTTTAGTTAAGAACCTGCTGGGGCCTTATCTGGTTTTCATGGCCTCCACCATCAACGG TTATGAAGGAACTGGACGCTCGCTCTCCCTCAAACTGATTCAGCAGTTGAGGCAGCAGAGCGCAGACAGTCAGCAGAACATGTCGGCAGAGAACAGGACCATCAACACAACGAGGCTAGCAGCAG CTCGCTCTCTCCACGAGGTGTCTCTGCACGAGTCCATTCGATACGCTCCTGGAGACCCGGTGGAGAAATGGTTAAACGATCTGCTCTGTCTGGACTGTCTCAACATTCCCAGGCTCATTTCTGGCTGTCCACTTCCACAGACCTGTGACCT ATACTATGTAAACAGAGACACACTGTTCTGTTACCACAAGGCCTCTGAGGCCTTCCTGCAAAGGTTGATGGCTCTTTATGTGGCATCACACTACAAG AACTCCCCCAACGACCTGCAGATGTTGTCCGACGCTCCAGCTCATCACCTCTTCTGCCTGCTGCCGCCTGTCCCTCCCACACAGAACTCACTACCCGAGGTGCTTGCTGTGGTGCAG GTTTGTCTGGAGGGAGAAATATCCCGGCAGTCCATCCTCAACAGTCTCTCCAGAGGGAAGAAGGCTTCGGGTGATCTCATTCCCTGGACTGTGTCAGAACAG TTCCAAGATGCAGAGTTTGGCAGCCTCTCTGGGGGAAGAGTGGTGCGAATAGCTGTCAATCCAGATTATCAAGGG ATGGGCTATGGATCCAGAgctctccagctgctgcagatgtaCTACGAGGGCAAGTTTCCCACCATGGATGAGAACGCACACTCAAACCACGGGATCACCTCTGTCAGCAGTGAG GCTGTCAGTCTTCTGGAGGAGGTTGTCACGCCACGGAAAGAGCTTCCACCTTTGCTGCTGAAGCTGAATGAAAGGAGAGCGGAGAGACTGGATTATTTAGGAGTTTCCTATGGCCTTACTTCACAGCTGCTCAA GTTCTGGAAGAAAGCAGGTTATACTCCTGTGTACTTAAGACAAACCCCT aATGACCTGACAGGAGAGCACTCGTGTGTGATGCTGAAGGAGCTAAACACAGATGATGCTACAGAGCAGAGCCAGTGGCTGTCTGCCTTCTGGAAAG ATTTCCGCCGGCGCTTCCTGTCCCTCCTCTCCTACCAGTTTAGCAGCTTCCCTCCGAGCCTGGCACTCAGCATCCTGCAGAATAAGAAGTCCAAGGAGGAGAAGAGCA TTCTCAGTAGTGCTGAGCTGGCAGTCCATTTCAGCCCTTACGACCTCAAACGTCTGGAGTTGTACTCAAGGAGCATGGTGGATTACCACCTGATCATGGACCTGATCCCAGCTGTGGGCCGCATGTTCTTCCTCAAGCAGCTTGGTGATGTCTCCCTCTCCGCTGCACAGTGT GCATTACTGCTGGGTATAGCCTTGCAGCACAAGTCAGTGGACCAACTAGAAAAGGAAATTGACCTCCCAAGCTCACAGCTCATGGGCCTCTTCAACCGTCTCATTCGGAAATTTGTGCAA GTCTTCACTAGTATCCAAGAAAAAGCAATTGAGACCCAGATGGCAGCCACTAAAGATGTTACCATGGAGCCAACTGTGAAAAGCCTCAATGAAGACCTG AGTGAAGCAGCTAAAGAGTTTGAGGAGAGACACAAGCAGGATATAGAGAAAGTGAAGGAAATGGACCTTGAAGA GTACAGAATCCGTGGAGATGACGAAGAGTGGGACCAGGTGCTGAAGACAGCAGGGAACACAGCTATTGTTAGCATAAAGAG TGACAAGAAGAGGAAGTGGGAGGGAGGAAACACAATAGCAAGCATTGGGGGTCCCCAGCAAGGGAAActgaaaaagaaggaaatgcaACACAGCAAATTCAAAAAGCACAAGGACAAGCATGGCAAATTTGGAAAGAAGGCATGA